A part of Saccharomyces cerevisiae S288C chromosome XIV, complete sequence genomic DNA contains:
- the NOP2 gene encoding rRNA (cytosine-C5-)-methyltransferase NOP2 (rRNA m5C methyltransferase; methylates cytosine at position 2870 of 25S rRNA; has an essential function independent of rRNA methylation; contains seven beta-strand methyltransferase motif; essential for processing and maturation of 27S pre-rRNA and large ribosomal subunit biogenesis; localized to the nucleolus; constituent of 66S pre-ribosomal particles; rRNA methylation defect and lethality are functionally complemented by human NOP2, a gene upregulated in cancer) — MGSRRHKNKQAAPPTLEEFQARKEKKANRKLEKGKRPSTTQGDEVSDRKKKKSKPFKKSRKEEEEVVEEDKDLPEVDLEELSKARKSLFDDEEDDDEAGLVDEELKDEFDLEQEYDYDEDEDNDAHPIFSDDDDEADLEELNAQNMEALSKKLDEEEAEEAEEAEMELVEAENMQPRADILPTEEQEEMMAQETPNLTSTRTRMIEIVKVLENFKTLGAEGRSRGEYVDRLLKDICEYFGYTPFLAEKLFNLFSPAEAMEFFEANEIARPITIRTNTLKTRRRDLAQTLVNRGVNLQPIGSWTKVGLQIFDSQVPIGATPEYLAGHYILQAASSFLPVIALDPHENERILDMAAAPGGKTTYISAMMKNTGCVFANDANKSRTKSLIANIHRLGCTNTIVCNYDAREFPKVIGGFDRILLDAPCSGTGVIGKDQSVKVSRTEKDFIQIPHLQKQLLLSAIDSVDCNSKHGGVIVYSTCSVAVEEDEAVIDYALRKRPNVKLVDTGLAIGKEAFTSYRGKKFHPSVKLARRYYPHTYNVDGFFVAKFQKIGPSSFDDNQASAKEKETAARKEALEEGIIHSDFATFEDEEDDKYIEKSVKNNLLKKGVNPKAKRPSNEK, encoded by the coding sequence ATGGGTAGTAGACGTCATAAGAACAAGCAAGCCGCCCCACCAACCCTGGAGGAGTTTCAGGcaagaaaggaaaagaaggcTAATAGAAAGCtagaaaaaggaaagagaCCTTCTACCACGCAAGGGGATGAAGTTTCtgatagaaagaaaaagaagtcGAAGCCATTCAAGAAATCTAGaaaagaggaggaagaagtTGTTGAAGAGGATAAGGATTTGCCAGAAGTTGATCTTGAAGAATTATCAAAAGCCAGGAAATCTttatttgatgatgaagaagatgacgatgaagCAGGATTGGTGGATGAAGAACTAAAAGATGAATTTGACTTGGAACAAGAATATGATtacgatgaagatgaagataatGACGCCCAcccaattttttcagatgACGACGATGAGGCTGATCTTGAAGAACTAAATGCACAAAACATGGAAGCTCTTTCTAAGAaacttgatgaagaagaagctgaagAAGCTGAAGAAGCCGAAATGGAGTTAGTGGAAGCGGAGAACATGCAACCAAGAGCAGACATATTGCCCACTGAGGAGCAGGAAGAAATGATGGCACAAGAAACTCCTAATTTAACTTCcacaagaacaagaatgATTGAAATTGTAAAggttttggaaaattttaagACTCTTGGTGCAGAAGGCAGATCGAGAGGAGAATACGTTGACAGACTTTTGAAAGATATTTGTGAGTACTTTGGTTATACACCATTTTTGGCGGAAAAGTTATTCAATCTATTCTCACCAGCAGAGGCGATGGAGTTTTTCGAAGCCAATGAAATTGCAAGACCAATAACCATCAGAACCAACACCTTGAAGACCAGAAGGAGAGACTTAGCTCAAACTCTTGTGAATAGAGGTGTTAATCTACAACCTATTGGTTCTTGGACTAAAGTTGGTCTTCAAATATTCGATTCCCAAGTCCCAATTGGTGCTACGCCAGAATATTTGGCAGGTCACTATATTTTACAAGCGGCATCATCTTTTCTACCAGTTATTGCTCTAGATCCTCATGAAAATGAGCGTATCTTGGATATGGCAGCTGCTCCAGGTGGTAAGACCACTTATATATCAGCTATGATGAAAAACACAGGTTGTGTTTTCGCTAACGACGCCAATAAATCTAGAACAAAATCTTTAATTGCTAATATCCACCGTCTAGGCTGTACCAACACTATTGTATGCAATTACGATGCCCGTGAGTTCCCTAAGGTAATTGGAGGTTTTGACAGAATTTTACTGGATGCCCCATGTTCCGGTACTGGTGTTATCGGTAAGGATCAATCTGTCAAGGTGTCTCGTACCGAGAAGGACTTCATTCAAATTCCACATCTACAAAAACAATTGCTTCTATCCGCCATTGATTCTGTTGATTGCAACTCGAAACATGGTGGTGTAATAGTATATTCGACATGTTCTGTTGCAGTGGAAGAGGACGAAGCTGTCATAGACTATGCATTGAGAAAAAGACCGAATGTCAAGTTAGTCGATACTGGTTTAGCGATCGGTAAAGAAGCGTTTACTAGTTACAGAGGCAAAAAGTTTCATCCTAGTGTGAAATTAGCGAGGAGGTACTATCCACATACGTACAACGTCGATGGGTTCTTTGTCGCTAAATTCCAAAAGATCGGTCCATCTTCGTTTGATGATAACCAAGCAAgtgcaaaagaaaaggaaactgCTGCTAGAAAGGAAGCTTTGGAAGAAGGTATCATTCACTCTGACTTCGCAACCTTCGAGGACGAAGAAGACGATAAGTACATTGAAAAGTCTGTGAAAaacaatcttttgaaaaagggtGTCAATCCAAAAGCTAAAAGACCTTCTAACGAAAAATAA
- the ARP5 gene encoding actin-related protein ARP5 (Nuclear actin-related protein involved in chromatin remodeling; component of chromatin-remodeling enzyme complexes; promotes nucleosome shifts in the 3 prime direction), translating to MSSRDASLTPLKAVVIDDPPLRQTPEPFDEQSAYNPQSPIAIDFGSSKLRAGFVNHATPTHIFPNALTKFRDRKLNKNFTFVGNDTLLDQAVRSQSRSPFDGPFVTNWNLTEEILDYTFHHLGVVPDNGIPNPILLTERLATVQSQRTNWYQILFETYNVPGVTFGIDSLFSFYNYNPSGNKTGLVISCGHEDTNVIPVVDGAGILTDAKRINWGGHQAVDYLNDLMALKYPYFPTKMSYLQYETMYKDYCYVSRNYDEDIEKILTLENLDTNDVVVEAPFTEVLQPQKTEEELRIQAEKRKETGKRLQEQARLKRMEKLVQKQEEFEYFSKVRDQLIDEPKKKVLSVLQNAGFDDERDFKKYLHSLEQSLKKAQMVEAEDDSHLDEMNEDKTAQKFDLLDIADEDLNEDQIKEKRKQRFLKASQDARQKAKEEKERVAKEEEEKKLKEQQWRETDLNGWIKDKRLKLNKLIKRRKEKLKLRDEMKDRKSQVSQNRMKNLASLAEDNVKQGAKRNRHQATIDNDPNDTFGANDEDWLIYTDITQNPEAFEEALEYEYKDIVELERLLLEHDPNFTEEDTLEAQYDWRNSILHLFLRGPRPHDSENIHEQHQMHLNVERIRVPEVIFQPTMGGQDQAGICELSETILLKKFGSQPGKLSQTSIDMVNNVLITGGNAKVPGLKERIVKEFTGFLPTGTNITVNMSSDPSLDAWKGMAALARNEEQYRKTVISKKEYEEYGPEYIKEHKLGNTKYFED from the coding sequence ATGTCTAGCAGAGACGCCTCTTTGACTCCTCTTAAGGCAGTAGTGATAGACGACCCTCCATTGAGACAAACCCCAGAACCATTCGATGAACAGTCAGCTTACAATCCCCAGTCGCCCATTGCCATTGATTTTGGATCAAGCAAACTGAGAGCAGGATTCGTTAACCATGCTACCCCTACACATATTTTTCCGAATGCATTGACCAAGTTTAGAGACAGAAAgttaaacaaaaatttcactTTTGTCGGTAATGACACCTTGTTGGATCAAGCTGTGCGTTCGCAATCGAGAAGCCCCTTTGACGGACCATTTGTAACCAATTGGAATCTCACTGAAGAAATATTGGACTACacttttcatcatttggGAGTGGTACCAGATAACGGAATTCCTAATCCAATATTACTTACCGAAAGACTGGCAACTGTTCAATCACAACGGACAAATTGGTACCAGATTTTGTTTGAAACTTACAATGTACCAGGCGTTACTTTCGGAATAGACAGTCTGTTTAGTTTTTACAATTATAACCCAAGCGGAAATAAAACAGGTTTGGTCATCAGTTGTGGCCATGAGGACACCAATGTAATTCCCGTAGTTGATGGTGCAGGTATCTTGACAGATGCAAAAAGGATTAATTGGGGAGGACATCAAGCAGTTGACTACTTGAATGATTTGATGGCTTTGAAGTATCcatattttccaacaaaGATGTCTTATTTGCAGTATGAAACGATGTATAAAGATTATTGCTATGTTTCGCGAAAttatgatgaagatattgaaaaaatcctCACCTTGGAGAACCTTGATACAAATGATGTGGTAGTGGAAGCCCCTTTTACAGAAGTCCTTCAACCTCAAAagacagaagaagaattacgAATTCAAGccgaaaaaagaaaggaaactGGGAAACGCTTGCAAGAACAGGCACgtttgaaaagaatggaaAAATTGGTTCAGAAGCaggaagaatttgaatACTTCTCAAAAGTTAGAGACCAATTAATTGACGAACCTAAGAAGAAAGTACTCTCGGTTTTGCAAAACGCTGGTTTTGATGACGAACGTGATTTTAAAAAGTATCTTCATAGCCTAGAAcaatcattaaaaaaagccCAAATGGTTGAAGCAGAAGATGATAGTCACCTGGATGAAATGAATGAAGACAAAACAGCCCAGAAATTTGATTTGCTTGATATTGCAGACGAAGATCTAAATGAAGATCAAATCAAGGAGAAAAGGAAGCAAAGATTTTTGAAGGCCAGTCAAGACGCCAGGCAAAAggctaaagaagaaaaggaaagagtcgccaaggaagaagaagaaaaaaaattaaaagagCAACAATGGCGTGAAACTGACTTAAATGGTTGGATAAAGGACAAAAGattgaaattaaacaaattaataaaaaggagaaaagaaaagttaaaaCTACGTGACGAAATGAAGGACAGAAAATCTCAAGTTTCACAGAAcagaatgaaaaatctaGCTTCATTGGCTGAGGATAATGTCAAACAAGGGGCCAAACGTAATAGACACCAAGCGACAATAGATAATGATCCAAATGACACTTTTGGCGCTAATGATGAAGACTGGCTTATTTATACTGATATTACTCAAAATCCTGAGgcttttgaagaagcatTAGAGTACGAGTACAAAGACATCGTGGAACTGGAGAGACTACTTTTAGAACACGATCCAAACTTTACTGAAGAAGATACGCTGGAAGCACAGTACGATTGGAGAAATTCTATCCTCCACCTGTTTTTAAGAGGACCTAGACCTCATGATAGCGAAAATATACATGAACAACATCAAATGCATTTGAATGTAGAACGTATAAGGGTACCAGAAGTGATATTTCAACCGACAATGGGCGGACAAGACCAAGCCGGTATTTGCGAATTATCAGAAACCATTTTACTAAAGAAGTTTGGTTCTCAACCAGGAAAATTGAGTCAAACTTCCATAGACATGGTGAACAACGTTCTTATTACCGGCGGTAATGCTAAGGTGCCAGGATTGAAAGAACGTATTGTGAAGGAATTCACTGGATTCCTTCCTACCGGTACCAATATCACTGTAAATATGTCTTCAGATCCTTCATTGGATGCCTGGAAGGGTATGGCAGCTCTAGCACGAAACGAAGAACAGTATAGGAAAACAGTTATCAGTAAGAAAGAATACGAAGAGTACGGTCCAGAGTACATCAAAGAGCATAAGTTAGGGAATACGAAGTATTTTGAAGACTAA
- the MTQ1 gene encoding S-adenosylmethionine-dependent methyltransferase (S-adenosylmethionine-dependent methyltransferase; methylates translational release factor Mrf1p; similar to E.coli PrmC; is not an essential gene) produces the protein MPRISTSLIRKASRIRPGLHLLLPECRTLEQAKLEYKWLTEELPPDKSIRWACLQRYKHVPLQYILRSQPFGALDIVCKPGVLIPRWETEEWVMAIIRALNNSMLSRHTIPLHICDTFTGTGCIALALSHGIANCTFTAIDVSTRAIKLVKENMLKNKVSGGKLVQHNILSSKASDEYPSHIDILTGNPPYIRKRDFNRDVKTSVKLFEPRLALVGELECYINLVNYWLPKTDSFFYEIGDVEQFNYVERRIKEDSYLSRIWSIGLKYDSNGKARVVYGFKATPKGRILHQIFASFGTIRHLATALSGHKANCN, from the coding sequence ATGCCTCGAATATCTACATCATTGATAAGAAAAGCTTCGAGAATACGACCTGGTTTGCATCTTTTGCTTCCAGAATGTAGGACTCTCGAGCAAGCGAAACTCGAGTACAAATGGCTCACCGAAGAGCTGCCTCCGGATAAATCAATCCGCTGGGCTTGCTTACAGAGATACAAACACGTCCCATTGCAGTACATCTTAAGATCGCAACCGTTTGGGGCCTTGGACATAGTTTGCAAGCCTGGTGTTCTTATACCAAGATGGGAAACCGAGGAATGGGTGATGGCCATAATAAGAGCTCTAAACAACTCTATGCTTTCAAGGCATACTATACCACTGCATATTTGTGATACGTTTACAGGAACAGGGTGTATTGCTCTCGCTTTGAGTCATGGTATAGCAAATTGCACGTTCACTGCCATTGACGTGTCAACAAGAGCAATTAAGTtggttaaagaaaatatgcTGAAAAACAAGGTGAGTGGTGGTAAGCTCGTGCAACATAATATATTGTCCTCAAAAGCTAGCGATGAATATCCATCCCATATAGATATATTAACCGGTAACCCCCCCTACATTCGAAAGCGTGACTTCAATAGAGATGTTAAAACTTCCGTAAAGCTGTTCGAACCAAGGCTAGCGCTAGTGGGTGAGCTTGAATGCTATATAAATCTAGTAAATTATTGGCTGCCGAAGACAGACTCCTTCTTTTATGAGATTGGAGACGTTGAACAGTTTAATTACGTGGAGAGGCGCATTAAAGAAGATTCATATCTCAGCCGTATTTGGTCTATTGGTTTGAAATATGACTCGAATGGGAAAGCAAGAGTCGTATATGGGTTTAAGGCCACTCCCAAAGGGCGAATACTACACCAGATTTTTGCATCCTTTGGGACTATAAGACATTTAGCAACCGCACTCAGTGGGCACAAAGCTAATTGCAACTAA
- the GCD10 gene encoding tRNA 1-methyladenosine methyltransferase subunit GCD10 (Subunit of tRNA (1-methyladenosine) methyltransferase with Gcd14p; required for the modification of the adenine at position 58 in tRNAs, especially tRNAi-Met; first identified as a negative regulator of GCN4 expression) translates to MNALTTIDFNQHVIVRLPSKNYKIVELKPNTSVSLGKFGAFEVNDIIGYPFGLTFEIYYDGEEVSSDENRDSKPKNKIPIGKVRLLSQEIKDVNNDKDDGQSEPPLSIKEKSVSLELSSIDSSATNQNLVNMGSKAQELTVEEIEKMKQESLSSKEIIDKIIKSHKSFHNKTVYSQEKYVNRKKQKFAKYFTVEYLSSSNLLQFLIDKGDIQRVLDMSQESMGMLLNLANIQSEGNYLCMDETGGLLVYFLLERMFGGDNESKSKGKVIVIHENEHANLDLLKFANYSEKFIKEHVHTISLLDFFEPPTLQEIQSRFTPLPKEEARALKGGKKNSYYRKLRWYNTQWQILELTGEFLYDGLVMATTLHLPTLVPKLAEKIHGSRPIVCYGQFKETLLELAHTLYSDLRFLAPSILETRCRPYQSIRGKLHPLMTMKGGGGYLMWCHRVIPAPEPVSENATAADSSEKLAEHGAKKQKI, encoded by the coding sequence ATGAATGCTTTGACAACCATAGATTTTAATCAGCACGTTATCGTCCGGCTgccatcaaaaaattacaagatAGTGGAACTAAAGCCCAACACCTCTGTATCATTAGGAAAATTCGGTGCTTTCGAGGTTAATGACATAATTGGTTATCCTTTCGGGTTGACTTTCGAGATATATTATGATGGCGAAGAGGTTTCATCCGATGAAAATAGAGATTCGAAACCaaagaacaaaattccCATCGGGAAAGTAAGGCTATTATCGCAGGAGATCAAAGATGtcaataatgataaagaCGATGGTCAAAGCGAGCCTCCTTTATCTATTAAGGAAAAATCTGTGTCTCTTGAATTGTCTAGCATTGACAGCAGTGCTACGAATCAGAATCTGGTTAACATGGGCAGCAAGGCCCAAGAGTTAACcgttgaagaaattgaaaaaatgaaacaaGAATCTTTATCTAGTAAAGAAATAATCGacaaaattatcaaatctCACAAAAGTTTTCACAACAAGACCGTATATTCTCAAGAGAAATATGTGAATaggaagaaacaaaaattcGCCAAGTACTTCACCGTTGAGTATTTAAGTAGCTCTAACCTTTTACAATTCTTAATCGACAAAGGCGATATCCAAAGGGTATTGGATATGTCTCAGGAATCGATGGGGATGCTGTTAAATCTTGCGAACATCCAATCAGAAGGCAACTATCTCTGTATGGATGAAACGGGTGGGTTATTGGTTTACTTTCTGTTGGAAAGAATGTTTGGCGGTGACAATGAAAGCAAATCCAAGGGCAAAGTCATAGTTATTCACGAAAATGAACATGCCAACTTGGATTTGCTGAAGTTTGCTAATTATTCTGAGAAATTTATTAAAGAGCATGTACACACCATTTCTCtattagatttttttgaaccGCCTACACTACAAGAGATTCAGAGCAGATTTACACCATTACCTAAAGAAGAAGCCCGTGCATTAAAAGGTGGTAAGAAAAACTCGTACTACCGAAAACTCAGATGGTACAATACACAATGGCAAATTTTAGAACTAACAGGAGAATTCCTATATGACGGTCTTGTAATGGCTACTACACTACATTTACCAACACTAGTGCCAAAGTTGGCCGAAAAAATCCATGGTTCAAGGCCGATTGTATGCTATGGTCAATTCAAAGAAACTTTGTTGGAATTAGCTCATACTTTATATTCAGACCTCAGGTTTTTAGCACCATCAATTTTGGAAACTAGATGTAGGCCGTACCAAAGTATAAGGGGTAAGCTACACCCTCTGATGACCATGAAAGGTGGTGGTGGATATCTAATGTGGTGTCACAGAGTCATCCCTGCTCCTGAACCTGTATCGGAAAACGCGACTGCAGCTGACTCCAGTGAAAAGCTTGCTGAACATGGAGctaagaaacaaaaaatataa
- the YDJ1 gene encoding type I HSP40 co-chaperone YDJ1 (Type I HSP40 co-chaperone; regulates HSP90 and HSP70 functions; acts as an adaptor that helps Rsp5p recognize and ubiquitinate misfolded, cytosolic proteins after heat shock; critical for determining cell size at Start as a function of growth rate; involved in protein translocation across membranes; forms cytotoxic amyloidogenic-like structures in vitro; DnaJ family member; chimeric protein in which the human p58IPK J domain replaces the yeast Ydj1p J domain can complement yeast ydj1 mutant), translating to MVKETKFYDILGVPVTATDVEIKKAYRKCALKYHPDKNPSEEAAEKFKEASAAYEILSDPEKRDIYDQFGEDGLSGAGGAGGFPGGGFGFGDDIFSQFFGAGGAQRPRGPQRGKDIKHEISASLEELYKGRTAKLALNKQILCKECEGRGGKKGAVKKCTSCNGQGIKFVTRQMGPMIQRFQTECDVCHGTGDIIDPKDRCKSCNGKKVENERKILEVHVEPGMKDGQRIVFKGEADQAPDVIPGDVVFIVSERPHKSFKRDGDDLVYEAEIDLLTAIAGGEFALEHVSGDWLKVGIVPGEVIAPGMRKVIEGKGMPIPKYGGYGNLIIKFTIKFPENHFTSEENLKKLEEILPPRIVPAIPKKATVDECVLADFDPAKYNRTRASRGGANYDSDEEEQGGEGVQCASQ from the coding sequence ATGGTTAAAGAAACTAAGTTTTACGATATTCTAGGTGTTCCAGTAACTGCCACTGATGTCGAAATTAAGAAAGCTTATAGAAAATGCGCCTTAAAATACCATCCAGATAAGAATCCAAGTGAGGAAGCTGCAGAAAAGTTCAAAGAAGCTTCAGCAGCCtatgaaattttatcaGATCCTGAAAAGAGAGATATATATGACCAATTTGGTGAAGATGGTCTAAGTGGTGCTGGTGGCGCTGGCGGATTCCCAGGTGGTGGATTCGGTTTTGGTGACGATATCTTTTCCCAATTCTTTGGTGCTGGTGGCGCACAAAGACCAAGAGGTCCCCAAAGAGGTAAAGATATCAAGCATGAAATTTCTGCCTCACTTGAAGAATTATATAAGGGTAGGACAGCTAAGTTAGCCCTTAACAAACAGATCCTATGTAAAGAATGTGAAGGTCGTGGTGGTAAGAAAGGCGCCGTCAAGAAGTGTACCAGCTGTAATGGTCAAGGTATTAAATTTGTAACAAGACAAATGGGTCCAATGATCCAAAGATTCCAAACAGAGTGTGATGTCTGTCACGGTACTGGTGATATCATTGATCCTAAGGATCGTTGTAAATCTTGTAACGGTAAGAAAGTTGAAAACGAAAGGAAGATCCTAGAAGTCCATGTCGAACCAGGTATGAAAGATGGTCAAAGAATCGTTTTCAAAGGTGAAGCTGACCAAGCCCCAGATGTCATTCCAGGTGATGTTGTCTTCATAGTTTCTGAGAGACCACACAAGAGCTTCAAGAGAGATGGTGATGATTTAGTATATGAGGCTGAAATTGATCTATTGACTGCTATCGCTGGTGGTGAATTTGCATTGGAACATGTTTCTGGTGATTGGTTAAAGGTCGGTATTGTTCCAGGTGAAGTTATTGCCCCAGGTATGCGTAAGGTCATCGAAGGTAAAGGTATGCCAATTCCAAAATACGGTGGCTATGGTAATTTAATCATCAAATTTACTATCAAGTTCCCAGAAAACCATTTCacatcagaagaaaacttgaagaagttagaagaaattttgcCTCCAAGAATTGTCCCAGCCATTCCAAAGAAAGCTACTGTGGACGAATGTGTACTCGCAGACTTTGACCCAGCCAAATACAACAGAACACGGGCCTCCAGGGGTGGTGCAAACTATGATTccgatgaagaagaacaaggTGGCGAAGGTGTTCAATGTGCATCTCaatga
- the AQR1 gene encoding Aqr1p (Plasma membrane transporter of the major facilitator superfamily; involved in the excretion of excess amino acids; member of the 12-spanner drug:H(+) antiporter DHA1 family; confers resistance to short-chain monocarboxylic acids and quinidine; relocalizes from plasma membrane to cytoplasm upon DNA replication stress; AQR1 has a paralog, QDR1, that arose from the whole genome duplication), with amino-acid sequence MSRSNSIYTEDIEMYPTHNEQHLTREYTKPDGQTKSEKLNFEGAYINSHGTLSKTTTREIEGDLDSETSSHSSDDKVDPTQQITAETKAPYTLLSYGQKWGMVAILTMCGFWSSLGSPIYYPALRQLEKQFNVDENMVNVTVVVYLLFQGISPTVSGGLADCFGRRPIILAGMLIYVIASIGLACAPSYGVIIFLRCIQSIGISPTIAISSGVVGDFTLKHERGTFVGATSGFVLLGQCFGSLIGAVLTARWDWRAIFWFLTIGCGSCFLIAFLILPETKRTIAGNLSIKPKRFINRAPIFLLGPVRRRFKYDNPDYETLDPTIPKLDLSSAGKILVLPEIILSLFPSGLLFAMWTLMLSSISSGLSVAPYNYHLVIIGVCYLPGGIGGLMGSFFTGRIIDMYFKRKIKKFEQDKANGLIPQDAEINMFKVRLVCLLPQNFLAVVAYLLFGWSIDKGWRIESILITSFVCSYCAMSTLSTSTTLLVDLYPTKSSTASSCFNFVRCSLSTIFMGCFAKMKAAMTVGGTFTFLCALVFFFNFLMFIPMKYGMKWREDRLLKQQRQSWLNTLAVKAKKGTKRDQNDNHN; translated from the coding sequence ATGTCACGAAGTAACAGTATATACACAGAAGATATTGAGATGTATCCTACTCACAATGAGCAGCATCTGACGAGAGAATACACAAAACCAGATGGTCAAACGAAAAGTGAAAAACTAAATTTCGAAGGCGCTTATATCAACAGTCACGGGACTCTATCCAAGACTACCACAAGGGAAATAGAAGGCGATTTAGACTCTGAGACTTCTTCTCACTCCAGTGATGATAAAGTTGATCCAACCCAACAGATAACTGCAGAGACAAAAGCGCCATATACTTTACTAAGTTACGGTCAGAAGTGGGGAATGGTTGCAATTCTAACAATGTGTGGCTTTTGGTCTTCATTGGGATCACCGATCTATTATCCCGCTTTGAGGCAGTTGGAAAAGCAATTTAATGTGGATGAAAATATGGTTAACGTTACTGTGGTTGTGTATCTGTTGTTTCAAGGTATATCTCCCACAGTTAGCGGTGGTCTGGCGGATTGCTTTGGACGGAGACCTATAATTTTAGCAGGTATGCTGATATACGTTATTGCATCCATCGGGCTAGCATGTGCTCCATCATACGGTGTTATTATCTTCTTGAGGTGTATTCAGAGTATTGGTATTTCCCCCACAATTGCAATCAGTTCTGGTGTTGTCGGGGACTTCACTTTGAAGCATGAAAGAGGTACATTTGTTGGCGCCACCTCAGGGTTTGTTTTACTGGGTCAATGTTTTGGTAGTCTTATTGGTGCCGTCCTGACTGCAAGGTGGGATTGGAGAGCTATCTTTTGGTTTTTGACCATTGGTTGTGGAAGTTGTTTTCTAATTGCCTTTCTTATTTTGCCAGAAACAAAGCGAACCATTGCAGGTAACCTTTCCATTAAGCCTAAAAGATTCATCAACAGAGCGCCGATTTTCCTACTGGGCCCAGTTAGAAGGAGATTCAAGTACGATAATCCTGATTATGAGACATTAGATCCCACCATTCCGAAACTAGATTTGTCATCCGCCGGGAAGATCCTTGTATTGCCAGAAATTATTCTGTCTTTATTTCCATCAGGGCTCTTATTTGCTATGTGGACGTTAATGCTTTCCTCTATTTCATCCGGTTTATCAGTGGCGCCATACAACTATCATTTGGTCATTATTGGTGTGTGTTATCTACCCGGTGGTATTGGCGGTTTAATGGGTTCCTTCTTCACAGGTAGAATTATTGACATGTATTTCAAGAGAAAGATCAAGAAATTCGAGCAAGACAAAGCTAACGGGTTGATTCCACAAGACGCAGAGATTAATATGTTCAAAGTCCGTTTAGTTTGTCTTCTGCCccaaaatttcttggcCGTCGTAGCCTATCTTTTATTTGGTTGGAGTATAGATAAGGGCTGGAGGATCGAATCTATTTTAATTACTTCATTTGTCTGTTCATACTGTGCTATGAGTACATTATCAACATCAACTACGTTATTGGTCGATTTGTACCCAACGAAATCATCTACAGCAAGTAGTTGTTTCAACTTTGTTAGGTGCAGTTTGAGTACCATCTTCATGGGTTGCTTTGCCAAAATGAAAGCTGCGATGACTGTAGGTGGTACTTTTACATTTTTATGTGCGCtggtatttttcttcaacttcttAATGTTTATTCCGATGAAATATGGTATGAAGTGGAGGGAGGATAGATTATTGAAACAACAAAGACAGTCTTGGTTAAACACCTTGGCAGTCAAAGCCAAAAAGGGAACAAAAAGAGACCAGAACGATAAtcataattaa